The Streptomyces sp. NBC_01353 genome contains a region encoding:
- a CDS encoding aminoglycoside phosphotransferase family protein: MEHAQLEQLSALARDAAHRADPACGCAPHTTGVLADRDDGTVVRHGAVVVKAHAPGIDLHQHAARIAVAALDALDGILLPPQAQPTPTHDARPLTAWPYGTPVDPADPDAAPWEDAARLLARLHRTPPPPALPAMRAPAKAALAVERMRRTDGAPRTAVEAVLSAWRTLPDEPADRRLLCHGDFHLGQLVRDPRTPHGPWLLIDVDDLGLGDPAWDLARPAAWFAAGILPPDVWSRFLDAYHQADGPAVAARDPWAQLDVPARALTVQTAALALAKSTAEKRPLDEVEEVMIDTCARIGSLRTELTPPASS, translated from the coding sequence GTGGAGCACGCCCAACTCGAACAGCTCAGCGCCCTCGCGCGCGACGCCGCGCACCGCGCCGACCCGGCCTGCGGGTGCGCCCCGCACACCACCGGCGTTCTCGCCGACCGTGACGACGGCACCGTCGTGCGCCACGGCGCCGTCGTCGTCAAGGCCCACGCCCCCGGCATCGACCTCCACCAGCACGCCGCCCGCATCGCCGTCGCCGCGCTCGACGCGCTCGACGGGATCCTCCTGCCGCCCCAGGCCCAACCAACCCCCACCCACGACGCCCGCCCCCTCACCGCCTGGCCCTACGGCACCCCCGTCGACCCCGCCGATCCCGACGCCGCCCCCTGGGAGGACGCGGCGCGGCTCCTCGCACGGCTCCACCGCACCCCGCCGCCCCCCGCACTCCCGGCCATGCGCGCCCCCGCCAAGGCCGCCCTCGCCGTCGAGCGGATGCGCCGGACCGACGGCGCACCCCGCACCGCCGTCGAGGCCGTGCTGAGCGCCTGGCGCACCCTCCCGGACGAGCCCGCCGACCGCCGCCTCCTCTGCCACGGCGACTTCCATCTCGGCCAGCTCGTCCGCGATCCACGGACACCCCACGGCCCCTGGCTCCTCATCGACGTGGACGACCTCGGCCTCGGCGACCCCGCCTGGGACCTCGCCCGGCCCGCCGCCTGGTTCGCCGCCGGCATCCTGCCCCCGGACGTCTGGTCCCGCTTCCTCGACGCGTACCACCAGGCCGACGGCCCCGCCGTCGCCGCCCGCGACCCCTGGGCCCAACTCGACGTCCCCGCCCGCGCCCTGACCGTCCAGACCGCGGCCCTCGCCCTCGCCAAGTCCACCGCCGAGAAGCGCCCCCTCGACGAGGTCGAGGAAGTGATGATCGACACCTGCGCCCGAATAGGTTCGCTCCGAACCGAGTTGACCCCGCCTGCGTCCTCCTAA
- the cobA gene encoding uroporphyrinogen-III C-methyltransferase has translation MAEHAAHPAYPVGLRLSGRRVVVFGGGQVAQRRLPALIAAGADITLVSPSATPSVEAMAEAGEITWVRRRYEDGDIADAWYALVATSDPVANAAASAEAERTKTWCVRSDDADAATAWTPATGRSEGVTVAVLTGHDPRRSAAVRDAIVEGLRDGSLAAPQHRSRTPFVALVGGGPGDPDLITVRGRRLLAEADVVIADRLGPRDLLDELPPHVEVIDAAKIPYGRFMAQEAINNALIEHAKAGRSVVRLKGGDPFVFGRGMEEAQALAAEGITCTVVPGISSSISVPGAAGIPVTHRGVAHEFTVVSGHVAPDDPRSLVDWASLAKLTGTLVILMGVDKIGKIAEALIAHGKAPETPLALVQEGTTAAQRRVDATLATVAETVTAQEVRPPAVIVIGEVVGEGPDKLVK, from the coding sequence ATGGCCGAGCACGCCGCGCACCCCGCCTACCCCGTAGGACTCCGCCTCTCCGGCCGTCGCGTCGTCGTCTTCGGCGGCGGCCAGGTCGCCCAGCGCCGGCTCCCCGCCCTGATCGCCGCCGGCGCCGACATCACCCTCGTCTCCCCGTCCGCCACCCCCTCCGTCGAGGCGATGGCCGAGGCCGGCGAGATCACCTGGGTCAGGCGTCGTTACGAGGACGGGGACATCGCCGACGCCTGGTACGCGCTCGTCGCCACCAGCGACCCCGTCGCCAACGCCGCCGCCTCCGCCGAGGCCGAGCGCACCAAGACCTGGTGCGTACGTTCCGACGACGCCGACGCGGCCACCGCCTGGACCCCGGCCACCGGCCGCAGCGAGGGTGTGACCGTCGCCGTGCTCACCGGCCACGACCCGCGCCGTTCCGCCGCCGTGCGCGACGCGATCGTCGAGGGCCTGCGGGACGGCTCGCTCGCGGCCCCGCAGCACCGCTCCCGTACCCCCTTCGTGGCGCTGGTCGGCGGCGGCCCCGGTGACCCGGACCTGATCACGGTCCGCGGCCGCCGACTGCTCGCCGAGGCCGACGTCGTCATCGCCGACCGCCTGGGCCCCCGCGACCTGCTCGACGAGCTGCCCCCGCACGTCGAGGTGATCGACGCGGCGAAGATCCCGTACGGCCGGTTCATGGCCCAGGAGGCCATCAACAACGCGCTGATCGAGCACGCCAAGGCCGGCAGGTCCGTCGTACGACTCAAGGGCGGCGACCCGTTCGTCTTCGGCCGCGGCATGGAGGAGGCCCAGGCGCTGGCGGCGGAGGGCATCACCTGCACCGTCGTCCCCGGCATCTCCAGCTCGATCTCGGTCCCCGGCGCGGCCGGCATCCCGGTCACCCACCGCGGTGTGGCGCACGAGTTCACCGTGGTCAGCGGCCATGTCGCCCCCGACGACCCGCGTTCGCTGGTCGACTGGGCGTCGCTCGCCAAGCTCACCGGCACGCTCGTGATCCTGATGGGCGTCGACAAGATCGGGAAGATCGCCGAGGCGCTGATCGCCCACGGCAAGGCCCCCGAGACCCCGCTCGCCCTCGTCCAGGAGGGCACCACGGCCGCCCAGCGCCGTGTGGACGCCACGCTCGCCACGGTCGCGGAGACGGTCACGGCGCAGGAGGTCCGCCCGCCGGCCGTCATCGTCATCGGAGAGGTCGTCGGAGAGGGCCCCGACAAGCTCGTGAAGTAA
- a CDS encoding serine/threonine-protein kinase: MAMMRLRREDPRIVGSFRLHRRLGAGGMGVVYLGSDRRGQRVALKVIRPDLAEDQEFRSRFAREVSAARRIRGGCTARLVAADLEADRPWFATQYVPGPSLHDRVAEEGPLRAADVAAIGAALSEGLVAVHEAGVVHRDLKPSNILLSPKGPRIIDFGIAWATGASTLTHVGTAVGSPGFLAPEQVRGAAVTPATDVFSLGATLAYAAMADSPFGHGSSEVMLYRVVHEEPQLNGVPDALAPLVRACLAKDPEERPSTLQLSMRLKEIAAREAQGLPAARPPVQRERTEQSTDSRPTERYTERTTQGRAQGPASRPSAPRTGGGSSRASQSRPNGRPAPSRPGGARTTSTGRRPANPRLLRQRLFVFVVVTLVVALGIAAAQALQG, translated from the coding sequence ATGGCGATGATGCGGCTCCGGCGCGAGGATCCGCGGATCGTCGGGTCGTTCCGGCTCCACCGGCGACTCGGCGCCGGCGGTATGGGGGTCGTGTACCTGGGGTCCGACCGCCGCGGTCAGCGCGTGGCGCTGAAGGTGATCCGGCCCGATCTGGCCGAGGACCAGGAGTTCCGGTCGCGCTTCGCCCGCGAGGTCTCCGCGGCCCGGCGGATCCGGGGCGGCTGCACCGCCCGGCTGGTCGCCGCCGACCTGGAGGCCGACCGCCCCTGGTTCGCCACCCAGTACGTCCCCGGCCCCTCGCTGCACGACCGCGTCGCCGAGGAGGGCCCGCTGCGGGCCGCCGACGTGGCCGCGATCGGGGCGGCGCTCTCGGAGGGCCTGGTCGCCGTCCACGAGGCCGGGGTCGTCCACCGGGACCTCAAGCCCTCGAACATCCTGCTCTCCCCCAAGGGACCGCGGATCATCGACTTCGGCATCGCCTGGGCCACCGGCGCCAGCACCCTCACCCATGTGGGCACGGCCGTCGGCTCCCCCGGCTTCCTCGCGCCCGAACAGGTGCGGGGCGCGGCCGTCACCCCGGCCACGGACGTGTTCTCGCTCGGCGCCACCCTGGCGTACGCGGCGATGGCGGACTCGCCCTTCGGACACGGCAGTTCGGAGGTCATGCTCTACCGGGTGGTGCACGAGGAGCCCCAGCTGAACGGCGTACCGGACGCGCTGGCCCCGCTCGTCCGGGCCTGTCTGGCGAAGGATCCCGAGGAGCGTCCCAGCACCCTGCAACTCTCCATGCGGCTCAAGGAGATCGCGGCCCGCGAGGCTCAGGGACTGCCCGCCGCCCGCCCGCCGGTGCAGCGGGAGCGTACGGAGCAGTCGACCGACAGCCGTCCGACGGAGCGGTACACCGAGCGCACCACGCAGGGCCGGGCCCAGGGTCCGGCCTCGCGGCCGTCCGCTCCCCGCACGGGCGGCGGCTCTTCGCGCGCCTCGCAGTCCCGGCCCAACGGGCGTCCCGCGCCCTCCCGGCCCGGCGGCGCGCGCACGACCTCGACGGGCCGCCGCCCCGCCAATCCGCGTCTGCTGCGCCAGCGGCTCTTCGTCTTCGTCGTGGTGACGCTGGTCGTGGCCCTGGGCATCGCGGCCGCCCAGGCGCTCCAGGGCTGA
- a CDS encoding RNA methyltransferase has protein sequence MAELITIDDPDDPRLRDYIGLTDVELRRRREPAEGLFIAEGEKVIRRARQAGYEMRSMLLSAKWVDVMRDVIDEVPAPVYAVQPELAERVTGYHVHRGALASMQRKPLPSAEDLLRTTRRVAVMESVNDHTNIGAIFRSAAALGMDAVLLSPDCADPLYRRSVKVSMGAVFSVPYARLDTWPRGLEAVREAGFKLLALTPDEKASPIDVAAPHKLERAALMLGAEGDGLSTQALRAADEWVRIPMAHGVDSLNVGAAAAVAFYAVASGRPQD, from the coding sequence GTGGCCGAACTCATCACCATCGACGATCCCGACGACCCGCGCCTGCGCGACTACATCGGGCTGACCGACGTCGAGCTGCGCCGCCGACGCGAGCCCGCGGAGGGCCTGTTCATCGCCGAGGGCGAGAAGGTCATCCGTCGGGCCCGGCAGGCCGGGTACGAGATGCGGTCGATGCTGCTGTCCGCGAAGTGGGTCGACGTCATGCGCGACGTCATCGACGAGGTTCCGGCGCCCGTGTACGCGGTGCAGCCGGAGCTCGCCGAACGCGTCACCGGCTACCACGTGCACCGTGGCGCCCTCGCCTCCATGCAGCGCAAGCCGCTGCCGAGCGCCGAGGACCTGCTCCGTACCACCCGCCGGGTCGCCGTCATGGAGTCGGTCAACGACCACACCAACATCGGCGCCATCTTCCGCAGCGCCGCCGCCCTCGGGATGGACGCGGTCCTGCTCTCCCCGGACTGCGCGGACCCGCTGTACCGCCGGTCCGTGAAGGTCTCCATGGGCGCGGTCTTCTCCGTCCCGTACGCCCGTCTGGACACCTGGCCGCGTGGGCTGGAGGCGGTACGGGAGGCGGGCTTCAAGCTCCTCGCCCTCACCCCGGACGAGAAGGCCTCCCCGATCGACGTGGCGGCCCCGCACAAGCTGGAGCGGGCGGCCCTGATGCTCGGCGCGGAGGGCGACGGCCTGTCCACACAGGCGCTGCGCGCCGCCGACGAATGGGTCCGCATCCCGATGGCCCATGGAGTCGACTCGCTGAACGTGGGCGCGGCCGCCGCCGTCGCCTTCTACGCGGTCGCCTCGGGCCGGCCCCAGGACTAG
- a CDS encoding AraC family transcriptional regulator has product MTSRQEISAWRPSVPGVTEVFHARFTEHAYPMHVHDDWTLLIVDDGAVRYDLDRHERGTPNGTVSLLPPYVPHNGSPATAHGFRKRVLYLDLTQLDEGLIGAAVDRPDLADPVLRRRVEQLHTALARPGDELEAESRLALIGRRLRTHLSTAPAADLAAGPDRAMRDGGIAQDFRDLLDTRLREGTTLQEAASVLHAHPAHLVRAFSAAFGIAPHQYLMSRRVSLARRLLLDGRPPGEVAGATGFYDQSHLTRHFKRVWGVTPGRYARTGRADRD; this is encoded by the coding sequence ATGACGTCCCGGCAGGAGATCTCCGCATGGCGCCCGTCGGTTCCGGGGGTCACGGAGGTCTTCCACGCGCGCTTCACCGAGCACGCGTACCCGATGCACGTCCATGACGACTGGACGCTGCTGATCGTCGACGACGGCGCGGTCCGCTACGACCTGGACCGCCATGAGCGCGGCACCCCGAACGGGACCGTCAGCCTGCTCCCGCCGTACGTCCCGCACAACGGCTCACCCGCCACCGCCCACGGCTTCCGCAAGCGCGTGCTCTACCTCGACCTGACGCAACTGGACGAGGGCCTCATCGGGGCGGCCGTCGACCGACCGGACCTCGCCGACCCCGTGCTGCGCCGCCGCGTCGAGCAGCTGCACACCGCGCTCGCACGGCCGGGCGACGAACTGGAGGCGGAGAGCCGTCTGGCGCTCATCGGCCGGCGGCTGCGCACCCACCTGAGCACAGCTCCAGCCGCCGACCTTGCGGCAGGACCCGACCGGGCCATGCGCGACGGCGGAATCGCCCAGGACTTCCGGGACCTCCTCGACACGCGGCTGCGCGAAGGGACCACGCTCCAGGAGGCCGCGTCCGTCCTCCACGCCCATCCCGCACATCTCGTCCGTGCCTTCAGTGCCGCGTTCGGGATCGCGCCCCACCAGTACTTGATGTCCCGCCGCGTGAGCCTCGCCCGACGGCTGCTCCTCGACGGCCGGCCGCCCGGCGAGGTGGCCGGCGCCACCGGCTTCTACGACCAGTCCCACCTCACCCGGCACTTCAAGCGGGTCTGGGGCGTCACCCCGGGCAGGTACGCCCGTACCGGACGCGCGGACCGCGACTGA
- a CDS encoding zf-TFIIB domain-containing protein, giving the protein MQCPKCHAAMHTYNRNGVQIEQCSGCRGIFLDYGELEALTRLESQWVQQAPPAPPAYPAQAAPAAPAWGAPHHGGHHGGHHHQRGFGRMLFSS; this is encoded by the coding sequence ATGCAGTGTCCCAAGTGTCATGCGGCCATGCACACGTACAACCGCAACGGTGTCCAGATCGAGCAGTGCAGCGGTTGCCGCGGGATATTCCTGGACTACGGCGAGCTGGAGGCCCTGACCCGGCTCGAGTCCCAGTGGGTGCAGCAGGCCCCGCCCGCCCCGCCTGCCTACCCGGCGCAGGCCGCCCCCGCCGCCCCGGCCTGGGGCGCCCCGCACCACGGCGGCCACCACGGCGGTCACCACCACCAGCGCGGCTTCGGCCGGATGCTCTTCTCCTCCTGA
- a CDS encoding DUF2000 domain-containing protein, protein MRTNDENGTPVEAGNDAVDTSAPVRFDTKIAVLLRADLEPWQRLNVTAFLVSGIGTAAPEVIGEPYEDADGTKYLPMFRQPVLVFEGTKEVLTAAHGRALSRGLPAAVFTSDLFGTGNDRDNRAAVRAVGRDALDLVGMAVYGPRNAVDKVLKGARMHP, encoded by the coding sequence ATGAGAACGAACGACGAGAACGGAACGCCGGTCGAGGCCGGGAACGATGCGGTGGACACGAGCGCACCGGTGCGCTTCGACACGAAGATCGCCGTGCTGCTGCGCGCCGACCTGGAGCCCTGGCAGCGGCTGAACGTGACGGCCTTCCTGGTCAGCGGCATCGGCACGGCGGCGCCCGAGGTGATCGGGGAGCCGTACGAGGACGCCGACGGCACGAAGTACCTGCCGATGTTCCGTCAGCCGGTGCTCGTGTTCGAGGGGACGAAGGAGGTGCTCACCGCCGCCCACGGCCGGGCTCTGTCCCGTGGACTGCCGGCGGCGGTCTTCACCTCGGACCTCTTCGGCACGGGCAACGACCGGGACAACCGGGCGGCGGTCCGGGCCGTGGGCAGGGACGCGCTGGATCTGGTGGGGATGGCCGTGTACGGGCCGCGCAACGCGGTGGACAAGGTCCTCAAGGGCGCACGGATGCACCCCTGA